A portion of the Phycisphaerales bacterium genome contains these proteins:
- a CDS encoding NifU N-terminal domain-containing protein produces MPRVTGFESTPNPNAVKVLVEGALADAPRSYREPPGDDCTDVLARALYAIEGVRVVLIHHDFVTVGKAPDAKWPTIKRKAKAAIEAFDPGPDADG; encoded by the coding sequence ATGCCCCGCGTCACCGGCTTCGAGTCCACGCCTAACCCAAACGCCGTCAAGGTGCTGGTCGAGGGCGCTCTCGCCGACGCGCCTCGGAGCTACCGGGAGCCGCCCGGAGACGATTGCACCGACGTTCTTGCCCGGGCGCTCTATGCCATCGAGGGCGTCCGCGTCGTGCTCATCCACCACGACTTCGTGACCGTGGGCAAGGCGCCCGATGCCAAATGGCCGACCATCAAGCGAAAGGCCAAGGCCGCCATCGAGGCCTTCGATCCCGGGCCCGACGCCGATGGCTGA
- a CDS encoding amidohydrolase family protein produces the protein MSQPHASQTVRATPANLLGLDYLAEAARFGPPVVPIIDSHAHINGSKAALVYERAMDAYGVKRVYSQTQMSQAAAMRDALGDKIRFVAIPEYMSDDRRRAMREGFFENMRRFHGEFGSRMLKFWAAPRLRDMLDPVADADIIRIDSPLRRDLAAEAVSLGYMFQAHIADPDTWFATKYADASTYGTKLEHYEPLERMADDFGVPWLVAHMGGWPEDLTFLDGLLTRHDNIYLDTSATKWMVRELSKHPRDAFIAFLEKWRGRILFGSDIVTLDDHFESSDDANNRFGAHQASGEAEAFDLYASRYWALRTLWERKYEGPSPIADPDLAMIDPENHDAMGSPPLQGFALPKDLLEVVYAGAAEALLETWWAEH, from the coding sequence ATGAGCCAGCCGCACGCATCCCAGACTGTACGGGCCACCCCGGCCAACCTGCTCGGGCTCGACTACCTGGCCGAGGCGGCACGCTTTGGCCCGCCCGTCGTTCCCATCATCGACAGCCACGCCCACATCAACGGGTCCAAGGCCGCCCTGGTATACGAGCGTGCGATGGACGCCTACGGCGTGAAGCGGGTGTACTCGCAGACGCAGATGTCCCAGGCGGCGGCGATGCGCGACGCACTGGGCGACAAGATCCGTTTCGTCGCCATCCCCGAGTACATGAGCGACGACCGCCGGCGAGCCATGCGTGAGGGCTTCTTCGAGAACATGCGGCGCTTCCATGGCGAGTTCGGCTCGCGGATGCTCAAGTTCTGGGCCGCTCCGCGCTTGCGTGACATGCTCGACCCGGTGGCCGACGCCGACATCATCCGCATCGACAGCCCGCTTCGTCGCGACCTGGCCGCCGAGGCGGTCTCGCTGGGCTACATGTTCCAGGCACACATCGCCGACCCGGACACGTGGTTCGCCACCAAGTACGCCGACGCGAGCACGTACGGCACGAAGCTGGAGCATTACGAGCCGCTGGAGCGCATGGCCGACGATTTCGGCGTGCCCTGGCTCGTGGCGCACATGGGCGGCTGGCCCGAGGACCTCACGTTCCTCGACGGCTTGCTCACGCGGCACGACAACATCTACCTGGACACCTCTGCGACCAAGTGGATGGTCCGTGAACTCAGTAAGCACCCGCGCGACGCGTTCATTGCCTTTCTCGAGAAATGGCGCGGCCGCATCCTCTTCGGGTCCGACATCGTGACGCTCGACGACCACTTCGAGTCCAGCGACGACGCCAACAACCGCTTCGGCGCGCACCAAGCCAGCGGCGAGGCCGAGGCCTTCGACCTCTACGCCAGCCGCTACTGGGCCCTGCGCACGCTGTGGGAACGCAAGTATGAAGGACCGAGCCCTATCGCCGACCCCGACCTTGCGATGATCGACCCTGAGAACCACGATGCGATGGGCTCGCCGCCTCTTCAGGGGTTCGCGCTACCGAAGGACTTGCTCGAGGTGGTGTACGCCGGTGCGGCCGAGGCTCTGCTGGAGACGTGGTGGGCCGAGCACTAA
- the kynU gene encoding kynureninase, with protein sequence MSEKLFEEAKRLDAADPLKGERALFAIPKDDAGNEVAYFTGNSLGLMPHAARDAVTQELDDWATLGVDAHTKGQNPWFSYHERFRETGARLVGAKPGEVVMMNGLTANLHLMLASFYQPEGSRTRIMVEDALFPSDDYAVESHINHRGLDAKANMIRLTPRSGEDTLRTDDIVGAIEEAGDTLALVMLAGVQYRTGQWFDMPAITEAGHRVGARVGWDCAHAAGNVPLQLHDTGADFAVWCSYKYCNAGPGAIAGCFVHERHAQNFDIPRLAGWWGNDPATRFKMESGFVPRAGADGWQLCNPPILAMAPLAASLEIFDRVGMAALREKSLQLTGFLERSITAIAPAARIITPSDPAQRGCQLSIGFGEHARDVRDALQEHGVVADFREPDVIRLAPVPLYNTFEDVARAATTIARVATPAGA encoded by the coding sequence ATGAGCGAGAAGCTGTTCGAGGAAGCCAAGAGGCTCGACGCGGCGGACCCCTTGAAGGGCGAGCGCGCGTTGTTCGCGATTCCGAAAGACGACGCGGGCAACGAGGTCGCCTACTTCACCGGCAACTCGCTGGGCCTGATGCCGCACGCGGCCCGCGACGCCGTCACGCAGGAACTGGACGACTGGGCGACGCTGGGCGTCGATGCGCACACCAAGGGCCAGAACCCCTGGTTCAGCTACCACGAACGCTTCCGCGAGACCGGCGCGCGTTTGGTCGGCGCGAAGCCCGGCGAGGTCGTCATGATGAACGGCCTGACGGCCAACCTGCACCTGATGCTGGCCAGCTTCTACCAGCCCGAAGGCAGCCGCACCAGGATCATGGTGGAGGACGCGCTCTTCCCCAGCGACGACTACGCGGTGGAGAGCCACATCAACCACCGCGGGCTTGATGCCAAGGCGAACATGATCCGCCTCACGCCGCGCAGCGGGGAGGACACGCTGCGGACCGACGATATCGTCGGCGCGATCGAAGAGGCCGGCGACACGCTCGCGCTGGTGATGCTCGCGGGCGTGCAGTACCGCACGGGCCAGTGGTTCGACATGCCGGCCATCACCGAGGCGGGGCATCGAGTTGGTGCGAGGGTCGGCTGGGACTGCGCCCACGCGGCGGGCAACGTGCCGCTGCAGCTCCACGACACCGGGGCCGACTTCGCCGTGTGGTGCAGCTACAAGTACTGCAACGCCGGACCGGGGGCCATCGCCGGCTGCTTCGTGCACGAGCGGCACGCGCAGAACTTCGACATCCCCCGGCTGGCCGGCTGGTGGGGCAACGACCCCGCGACGCGCTTCAAGATGGAATCGGGCTTCGTGCCGCGCGCGGGGGCGGATGGCTGGCAGCTGTGCAACCCGCCCATCCTCGCCATGGCGCCGCTCGCCGCGTCGCTGGAGATCTTCGACCGCGTGGGCATGGCCGCCCTGCGCGAGAAGAGCCTGCAGCTCACCGGCTTCCTGGAGCGCTCGATCACCGCCATCGCGCCCGCGGCTCGCATCATCACGCCCAGCGATCCGGCCCAGCGCGGCTGCCAGCTCTCGATCGGCTTCGGCGAGCACGCCCGCGACGTGCGCGACGCGTTGCAAGAGCACGGCGTGGTGGCCGACTTCCGCGAGCCGGACGTGATCCGGCTTGCGCCCGTGCCGCTCTACAACACGTTCGAGGACGTCGCCCGCGCGGCGACGACCATCGCCCGCGTGGCGACGCCGGCCGGCGCCTGA
- a CDS encoding PEP-CTERM sorting domain-containing protein — translation MSKTMISVATLLAVAGASFAQDSQFLFTNQADPGIDGYLGGAHTRVIDVTNPGAFLAGIVQVGSSFYFNDGAANFDPSLTSGLYRLDGAFGTPSITPVATGMPIENPIGLQWDAGRGNFITVNNPFSPGAGSVEGILGITPGGTVSTIFEQDLSIPRPRYQGASRLAPEFGSDSYLVTSPNGSGAVVGPGELGTGSALFRINIDGSLSGSQELVVDLADTAVTGLADPLLDTAGLAVNPNNGLVYLTDRNAGAIYEMTLDGSGAFDSIRLLVDGLNEPEEIQYDPFNDRLVFDENFGSGLGRISQVELDGSGVTVLVDGVDTRGIVIVPAPASLALVALGGLAAVRRRR, via the coding sequence ATGAGCAAGACGATGATTTCCGTGGCAACGCTGCTTGCCGTGGCCGGAGCCAGCTTCGCGCAGGACTCCCAGTTCCTGTTCACCAACCAGGCCGATCCCGGCATCGATGGGTACCTCGGCGGCGCGCACACGCGGGTCATCGACGTGACCAACCCCGGCGCGTTCCTGGCCGGCATCGTGCAGGTTGGTTCGAGCTTCTACTTCAACGATGGTGCGGCCAACTTCGATCCCAGCCTGACCAGCGGCCTGTATCGCCTCGACGGCGCGTTCGGCACGCCGTCGATCACGCCCGTGGCCACAGGGATGCCCATCGAGAACCCCATCGGTCTCCAGTGGGATGCCGGCCGTGGGAACTTCATCACGGTGAACAACCCGTTCTCGCCCGGCGCAGGCAGCGTCGAGGGCATCCTGGGCATCACCCCGGGCGGCACCGTCAGCACCATCTTCGAGCAGGACCTGTCCATCCCCCGGCCGCGCTACCAGGGTGCGTCGCGCCTGGCGCCCGAGTTTGGCAGCGACAGCTACCTCGTCACCAGCCCCAACGGCAGCGGCGCGGTGGTCGGCCCGGGCGAACTCGGCACTGGGAGCGCGCTCTTCCGCATCAACATTGATGGCTCGCTCTCGGGCAGCCAGGAACTCGTCGTTGACTTGGCCGACACGGCCGTCACCGGCTTGGCCGATCCGCTGCTCGACACCGCCGGCCTGGCCGTCAATCCCAATAACGGCCTGGTGTACCTGACCGACCGCAACGCCGGGGCCATCTATGAGATGACGCTCGACGGTTCGGGCGCGTTCGATTCCATCCGTCTGCTGGTCGACGGCCTGAACGAGCCCGAGGAGATCCAGTACGATCCATTCAACGACCGCCTGGTGTTCGACGAGAACTTTGGCTCGGGCCTGGGCCGCATCAGCCAGGTCGAGCTCGATGGCTCGGGCGTGACCGTGCTGGTCGACGGCGTCGACACCCGCGGCATCGTGATCGTGCCCGCGCCGGCGTCGCTGGCACTGGTTGCTCTGGGTGGCCTGGCCGCCGTGCGTCGCCGCCGCTGA
- a CDS encoding NeuD/PglB/VioB family sugar acetyltransferase — MTNPITLVGGGGHAKVVADAARAAGMAMAGFVDDDPAATAPGLDHLGPVEKAAEPWHLCIGDVATRMKVLGMLEGVAASIIHPMSIVSVDAVIGDGVFVGPGAVINAGATIDEHVIINSAAVVEHDARIGRASHVAPGAVLCGAVVVGQGCLIGANATLLPGVEVGDGAIVGAGAVVRGAVPPRCLAVGVPAEVLARRRGRSVRLR; from the coding sequence ATGACCAACCCCATCACCCTGGTCGGCGGCGGCGGACACGCTAAGGTCGTGGCCGATGCCGCACGCGCGGCCGGCATGGCCATGGCCGGCTTCGTCGACGACGACCCAGCCGCCACCGCGCCCGGGCTCGATCATCTCGGGCCCGTCGAGAAGGCGGCCGAGCCATGGCACCTTTGCATCGGCGACGTCGCCACCCGCATGAAGGTGCTGGGCATGCTCGAAGGCGTGGCGGCGAGCATCATTCATCCGATGTCCATCGTCAGCGTCGACGCCGTGATCGGCGACGGCGTGTTCGTTGGCCCCGGCGCCGTGATCAACGCCGGCGCAACGATCGACGAGCACGTCATCATCAACAGCGCCGCGGTGGTGGAGCACGATGCGCGCATCGGTCGGGCCAGCCACGTCGCGCCCGGGGCCGTGCTATGCGGCGCGGTGGTGGTGGGGCAGGGGTGCCTCATCGGCGCCAACGCCACGCTGCTGCCGGGGGTCGAGGTGGGCGACGGGGCGATCGTTGGCGCGGGCGCGGTGGTCAGGGGCGCGGTGCCGCCTCGCTGCCTGGCGGTGGGTGTGCCGGCCGAGGTGCTCGCGCGTCGACGTGGGCGATCAGTTCGGCTTCGATAG
- a CDS encoding diadenylate cyclase, translating into MTDLAPGGRALEGVTAAVDLAIAIGDALKRMAGYPWWEVGFELALIALVVWGILRFIEGTRAAGVMKGLVAVLLIGLAARIFLSLVGREEAFERLGYLLDRAGVVVAIGLVVVFQPELRRALTRLGEAPIFRSTPGEIAHVVDSVVEACSYFQKAKFGALIVMERRTALGGLAEGGTRLGAEVSARLLQSLFFPGTALHDLAVIIKGPILHAAGVQLPLASAGEMPDAGFGARHRAAVGITRECDALVVVVSEETGGIRIAERGKLSDPMTPEELRRALQAGLHKDVPERPSTAEEARSDRASDADDGKGDGRG; encoded by the coding sequence GTGACCGACCTGGCCCCCGGAGGCCGGGCTCTGGAAGGGGTTACGGCAGCGGTGGACCTGGCAATTGCCATCGGTGACGCGCTCAAGCGCATGGCGGGCTATCCCTGGTGGGAAGTCGGGTTTGAGCTTGCGCTGATCGCCCTGGTGGTATGGGGCATCCTGCGTTTTATCGAGGGCACGCGGGCCGCGGGCGTGATGAAGGGCCTCGTGGCCGTGCTGCTGATCGGGCTGGCGGCGCGGATCTTTCTTTCGCTGGTCGGTCGCGAGGAAGCCTTCGAGCGGCTGGGATACCTGCTGGACCGCGCGGGCGTGGTCGTGGCCATCGGCCTGGTCGTGGTGTTCCAGCCAGAGCTCCGCCGGGCGCTCACGCGGCTGGGCGAGGCGCCGATCTTCCGAAGCACGCCCGGCGAGATCGCCCACGTGGTCGATTCGGTCGTCGAGGCGTGCAGCTACTTCCAGAAGGCAAAGTTCGGTGCGCTCATTGTGATGGAGCGGCGCACCGCTCTGGGCGGGCTGGCCGAGGGCGGCACGCGCCTGGGCGCCGAGGTCAGCGCCCGGCTGCTCCAGAGCCTGTTCTTTCCCGGTACGGCATTGCACGATCTGGCGGTCATCATCAAGGGCCCCATCTTGCACGCGGCGGGGGTGCAGCTTCCGCTGGCCAGCGCGGGCGAGATGCCCGATGCGGGCTTTGGCGCCCGCCACCGCGCGGCGGTGGGCATCACCCGCGAATGCGATGCGCTGGTCGTCGTGGTGAGCGAGGAAACCGGGGGCATCCGCATCGCCGAACGCGGCAAGCTGAGCGACCCGATGACGCCCGAAGAGCTGCGCCGCGCCCTGCAGGCCGGCCTGCACAAGGACGTGCCCGAACGACCCTCGACCGCCGAGGAGGCGCGATCCGATCGGGCGTCCGACGCCGACGACGGCAAGGGAGACGGCCGTGGCTGA
- a CDS encoding A/G-specific adenine glycosylase: MADREQTKLPHGNRVDDRRIAHAIARWFARYARALPWRTEPRDPWISLMSEIMLQQTQVARVAERFDAFVAQFPTPSAMADRSVDDVLALWSGLGYYRRARLLHACAVAIVERHGGNVPQGLDDLHELPGVGRYTAGAVASIAFGAAAPIVDGNVARVLLRVHGVERAPDSPGVQRWAWERAQALAQAAGDDVPRTNEGIMELGATVCTPSAPRCPHCPLRSRCRAFEHGLTERIPAPKTRAARKPLAISAVVVTDRRGRVLLEQRPSGGLWGGLWQPPSVERAGSRTIPLAGTLEALGLGSSVEPPVDRGKFGFATTHRAVRVQVWVARAVHAGRTRADRGARARWFEAADLASLGLGSAQRRMLSAGGVATNGPSPGKAADFTKA, from the coding sequence ATGGCTGATCGCGAACAGACCAAGCTGCCCCACGGCAATCGCGTCGACGACCGGCGCATCGCCCACGCCATCGCACGCTGGTTTGCCCGCTACGCCCGCGCGCTGCCATGGCGCACCGAGCCGCGCGACCCGTGGATCTCGCTCATGAGCGAGATCATGCTCCAGCAGACCCAGGTCGCCCGCGTGGCAGAGCGCTTCGACGCCTTCGTCGCGCAGTTCCCCACGCCCTCGGCCATGGCGGATCGCTCGGTGGACGACGTCCTGGCGTTGTGGAGCGGGCTGGGCTACTACCGACGGGCGCGCCTGCTCCACGCCTGCGCCGTTGCGATCGTTGAGCGTCACGGCGGAAACGTCCCGCAGGGCCTAGACGATCTGCATGAACTTCCGGGCGTCGGGCGATACACCGCCGGCGCCGTGGCGTCCATTGCGTTTGGTGCGGCGGCGCCCATCGTGGACGGCAACGTCGCCCGGGTCCTGCTGCGAGTGCACGGCGTCGAACGCGCCCCCGATTCGCCGGGCGTACAGCGGTGGGCCTGGGAGCGCGCCCAAGCGCTGGCACAAGCCGCGGGCGACGACGTGCCGCGCACCAACGAGGGCATCATGGAACTGGGCGCCACCGTGTGCACGCCGTCGGCGCCTCGGTGTCCGCACTGCCCGCTGCGATCTCGTTGCCGCGCCTTCGAGCACGGCCTGACCGAACGCATCCCAGCGCCCAAGACGCGGGCGGCCAGGAAGCCGCTGGCGATCTCGGCGGTCGTGGTGACCGACAGACGCGGGCGGGTGCTGCTCGAGCAGCGCCCGTCCGGCGGCCTATGGGGTGGGCTCTGGCAGCCGCCCAGCGTGGAGCGCGCTGGCAGCCGCACGATACCGCTGGCAGGCACGCTCGAGGCGCTGGGCCTCGGGTCATCCGTCGAACCGCCAGTCGATCGAGGGAAATTCGGGTTTGCCACAACCCACCGGGCGGTCCGCGTCCAAGTTTGGGTCGCTCGGGCGGTCCACGCCGGCCGGACGCGGGCCGATCGAGGCGCCCGAGCTCGCTGGTTCGAAGCGGCCGATCTGGCGTCCTTGGGCCTCGGATCTGCCCAGAGACGCATGCTGAGTGCTGGGGGCGTAGCAACCAACGGACCATCCCCGGGGAAAGCCGCGGACTTCACGAAGGCTTAA
- a CDS encoding isocitrate lyase/phosphoenolpyruvate mutase family protein, giving the protein MPETLTNTVQTPAQRLKSAMERGCVMAPGAFSGLTARAVARHGFEAAYVSGAATSAAAGVPDVGLLTLDRFVATVREVVDGSRLEAGGPALPVIADADTGFGEEEMTRRTVIEYQRAGAAGLHLEDQVFPKRCGHLDGKTLLPVEQATSKIEWAARAARESGDPDFIVCARTDARGVSGMDDAIERATRYAQAGASMIFPEGLKDEGEFEAFAKAMSKVEVGGADRSPYMLANMTEFGKTPIIPRDRFAQMGYHFVIFPVSTLRVAMKAVDRLLAGLAEDGSVQASLDGMQTRAELYDLLGYTPGEPWAFR; this is encoded by the coding sequence ATGCCTGAAACGCTGACAAATACCGTCCAAACACCCGCCCAACGCCTGAAGTCTGCCATGGAACGCGGCTGCGTCATGGCTCCGGGGGCCTTCAGCGGCCTGACCGCCCGCGCCGTCGCCCGGCACGGCTTCGAGGCGGCGTACGTCTCTGGAGCGGCCACGAGCGCGGCGGCGGGCGTGCCCGACGTGGGCCTGCTGACCCTCGACCGGTTCGTGGCGACGGTGCGGGAAGTGGTCGATGGGTCTCGGCTGGAAGCCGGAGGCCCTGCGTTGCCTGTGATCGCCGACGCCGACACGGGCTTTGGCGAGGAAGAGATGACCCGCCGAACGGTCATCGAGTACCAACGCGCCGGTGCGGCGGGCCTGCATTTGGAAGACCAGGTGTTCCCCAAGCGGTGCGGGCACCTTGACGGCAAGACCTTGCTGCCGGTCGAGCAAGCGACGAGCAAGATCGAATGGGCCGCGCGGGCGGCGCGCGAGAGCGGCGATCCGGACTTCATCGTGTGCGCGCGCACCGACGCGCGTGGTGTCAGCGGCATGGACGACGCCATCGAGCGGGCCACCCGCTACGCGCAAGCCGGCGCGAGCATGATCTTCCCCGAGGGCCTCAAGGATGAAGGCGAGTTCGAGGCCTTCGCCAAGGCGATGTCGAAGGTCGAGGTCGGCGGCGCGGATCGGTCACCCTACATGCTGGCCAACATGACCGAGTTCGGCAAGACGCCGATCATCCCGCGCGACCGCTTCGCGCAGATGGGCTACCACTTCGTGATCTTCCCGGTCTCGACCCTGCGCGTGGCGATGAAGGCCGTCGATCGACTGCTGGCCGGGCTGGCCGAAGACGGCAGCGTGCAAGCGAGCCTGGACGGCATGCAGACGCGGGCTGAGCTTTACGACTTGCTCGGCTACACGCCCGGGGAGCCTTGGGCGTTCCGTTGA
- a CDS encoding GC-type dockerin domain-anchored protein, with amino-acid sequence MIGPRTRIAGLVAAGLASGLALAEETGFDSLPSGFLGRTFEDGGITFSENLWFPGGNQVQFAATNGTGSISSFPEFSPVNVMTTGSWSTGPVLGFTRTHQWIGSIGQNASTARLDLFWLGRSNWEGTEVCLEGLVGDDVVVSDCFIHPGALPDDIQHTRMEIAGVEFERIRFIARGGTVPGELDGILAVFDNVAIEVGEPCRVDIDGDGELTIFDFLAYQNLFDAGDLQADFDGDGELTLFDFLAFQNEFDAGCG; translated from the coding sequence ATGATTGGACCGCGCACACGCATCGCCGGCCTGGTGGCCGCAGGCCTGGCCTCGGGTCTGGCCCTCGCGGAAGAAACCGGTTTCGACAGCCTGCCCTCGGGCTTCCTGGGACGCACGTTCGAGGACGGCGGCATCACGTTTTCCGAGAATCTTTGGTTCCCCGGCGGCAACCAGGTTCAGTTTGCCGCCACCAACGGCACGGGCTCGATCAGCTCGTTCCCAGAGTTCAGTCCGGTCAACGTCATGACCACCGGCTCATGGTCCACCGGCCCGGTCCTGGGCTTCACGCGCACCCATCAGTGGATCGGCAGCATCGGCCAGAACGCCAGCACCGCCCGGCTCGACCTCTTCTGGCTCGGCCGCTCGAACTGGGAAGGCACCGAAGTATGCCTGGAGGGCCTGGTGGGTGACGACGTAGTCGTCAGCGATTGCTTCATCCACCCTGGCGCGCTGCCCGACGACATCCAGCACACCCGCATGGAGATCGCCGGCGTTGAGTTCGAGCGCATCCGTTTCATCGCGCGCGGTGGGACGGTGCCGGGTGAACTTGACGGCATTCTGGCGGTCTTCGACAACGTCGCCATCGAGGTGGGCGAGCCCTGCCGCGTTGATATCGACGGCGATGGTGAATTGACCATCTTCGACTTCCTGGCCTACCAGAACCTCTTCGACGCGGGCGATTTGCAGGCCGACTTCGATGGCGACGGCGAACTGACGCTGTTCGACTTCCTGGCCTTCCAGAACGAGTTCGACGCCGGCTGCGGCTAA
- a CDS encoding glycosyltransferase: MGLRGGERVLHHIARVAGRLGHVEAILTMFDDGRPLTPELDALPRQVSTFGSLPGALAARRWMLPLYPSGVGQLTDRLAAMHRRRPIDLLVSTSSAAIKGLCPPPGVPHVCYCHSPARYLWSQADQYGGRLQRLGLRMFGGSLRAWDRSTADHVSTFIANSTHVAGLIERAYGRESTVIHPPARTDYFTPGEELRGEHWLSVGAIEPYKRFDTAIEAAKLAGAELRIVGDGSVRGELERSAPSNVSFMGRLSDEALRHEMRTAAVLLFPQVEDFGITAVEAQACGLPIAARGEGGALDIVQDGATGVLCDGSASAMAEAAKRASACGSRACVENAQRFSEDRFEAAIEAELIAHVDARAPRPAHPPPGSEAAPRP; the protein is encoded by the coding sequence GTGGGCCTGCGGGGCGGCGAGCGCGTGCTGCACCATATCGCCCGCGTGGCGGGTCGGCTGGGGCACGTCGAGGCCATCCTGACGATGTTCGATGATGGGCGGCCGCTCACGCCCGAACTCGACGCACTGCCGCGCCAGGTGTCCACCTTCGGATCGCTGCCCGGGGCGCTGGCGGCTCGGCGGTGGATGCTGCCGCTCTATCCATCCGGCGTCGGCCAGCTCACCGATCGGCTCGCGGCGATGCATCGCCGCCGCCCGATTGATCTGCTCGTGTCAACCAGTTCGGCCGCCATTAAGGGGCTGTGCCCGCCGCCCGGCGTGCCGCACGTGTGCTATTGCCACAGTCCGGCGCGGTACCTTTGGTCGCAGGCCGATCAATACGGCGGCCGGCTGCAACGGCTGGGCCTGCGCATGTTCGGCGGCTCGCTCCGCGCGTGGGATCGCTCAACCGCCGACCACGTCAGCACGTTCATCGCCAACTCGACCCACGTGGCCGGGCTGATCGAGCGGGCGTATGGCCGCGAATCGACGGTCATCCATCCGCCCGCCCGCACCGACTACTTCACGCCCGGCGAAGAACTGCGCGGCGAGCACTGGCTGTCGGTCGGGGCCATCGAACCCTACAAGCGGTTCGACACGGCGATCGAGGCTGCGAAGCTGGCGGGGGCGGAGCTACGCATCGTCGGCGACGGCAGCGTGCGGGGTGAGCTCGAGCGGTCGGCGCCGTCGAACGTGAGTTTCATGGGACGGCTGAGCGATGAGGCCTTGCGTCACGAGATGCGCACGGCGGCGGTGCTGCTCTTTCCGCAGGTCGAAGACTTCGGTATCACGGCCGTCGAGGCCCAGGCGTGCGGGCTGCCCATCGCGGCCAGGGGCGAGGGCGGGGCGCTCGACATCGTGCAGGACGGCGCCACGGGCGTGCTGTGCGATGGATCGGCGAGCGCGATGGCAGAGGCGGCGAAGCGTGCGAGTGCGTGTGGTTCGCGGGCGTGCGTCGAGAACGCCCAGCGATTCAGCGAGGATCGATTCGAGGCGGCTATCGAAGCCGAACTGATCGCCCACGTCGACGCGCGAGCACCTCGGCCGGCACACCCACCGCCAGGCAGCGAGGCGGCACCGCGCCCCTGA
- a CDS encoding ApaG domain has protein sequence MDPMASHMPSSVEPGQHGSDTTTRVPTAAGDGWVRIRVQPEYLPQRSDPSQPMHVFAYRVLVEYDGPADAPAIQLTDRAWRIIDAHGVEEIVQGEGLVGQQPVLRPGGHFEYASYCPLRSSWGTMEGRYGLVILDDAGEPAGRHEVEVDRFYLVAGEG, from the coding sequence ATGGACCCGATGGCCTCGCACATGCCCAGCAGCGTCGAGCCCGGCCAACACGGCTCGGACACCACCACGCGCGTGCCCACGGCCGCAGGCGACGGCTGGGTGCGCATCCGCGTGCAGCCCGAGTACCTGCCCCAGCGCAGCGACCCGAGCCAGCCCATGCACGTCTTCGCCTACCGCGTGCTGGTCGAATACGACGGGCCCGCCGATGCCCCGGCCATCCAGCTGACCGACCGCGCCTGGCGCATCATCGACGCCCACGGCGTCGAGGAGATCGTCCAGGGCGAGGGCCTCGTCGGCCAGCAGCCCGTCCTGCGCCCCGGCGGCCACTTCGAGTACGCCAGCTACTGCCCGCTGCGTTCCAGCTGGGGCACGATGGAGGGCCGCTACGGCCTGGTCATCCTCGACGACGCGGGCGAGCCCGCCGGCCGCCACGAGGTCGAGGTCGATCGGTTCTATCTGGTCGCCGGCGAGGGCTGA